The following coding sequences lie in one Kribbella sp. NBC_00709 genomic window:
- a CDS encoding lactonase family protein, translated as MTSERIYVGSYTSQAGGGDGIAFGPLGSIETVATIADPSFLVRSADGRFLYSTDEEDSGRIAAFAIQPDGGLKLLNQQPTGGVHPCHLDIDPSGRFVLSANYTSGSVAVHPIDEDGSLGETAYFVQRSGTGPNTERQEGPHAHQIAFDPAGAYVFDVDLGSDTVYSSTLTEDGQLEEVDRLHVHPGAGPRHLVFHPTAGAAYVINELDSTLTVCSYADGKLQTVQTASTRPADSPGENFPAELLISADGRFLYGSNRGDNTIAVFATAADGLSVELVQTIGSGGDWPRHLAFSNDGQTLYAANERSDQIATFSIADDGRLTAQGEPVSWPKPVCILPV; from the coding sequence ATGACCTCTGAGCGGATCTATGTCGGGAGCTACACCAGTCAGGCCGGCGGTGGGGACGGGATCGCGTTCGGCCCGCTGGGCTCGATCGAGACGGTGGCGACGATCGCCGACCCGTCGTTCCTGGTCAGGTCCGCGGACGGGCGGTTCCTGTACTCGACCGACGAGGAGGACAGCGGCCGGATCGCGGCGTTCGCGATCCAGCCGGACGGTGGGCTCAAGCTGCTCAACCAGCAGCCGACCGGCGGTGTGCACCCGTGCCACCTGGACATCGACCCGTCCGGCCGGTTCGTGCTGTCGGCCAACTACACGTCGGGGTCGGTCGCCGTGCACCCGATCGACGAGGACGGTTCGCTCGGCGAGACGGCGTACTTCGTCCAGCGCTCCGGGACCGGACCGAACACCGAGCGCCAGGAGGGGCCGCACGCGCACCAGATCGCGTTCGACCCGGCGGGCGCGTATGTGTTCGACGTCGACCTCGGGTCCGACACCGTCTACTCGTCGACACTGACTGAGGACGGGCAGCTGGAGGAGGTCGACCGGCTGCACGTCCACCCGGGCGCGGGGCCGCGGCACCTGGTGTTCCACCCGACCGCGGGCGCGGCGTACGTGATCAACGAGCTCGACTCGACGCTGACCGTCTGCAGTTACGCGGACGGGAAGCTGCAGACCGTGCAGACCGCCTCGACCCGTCCGGCCGACTCGCCGGGGGAGAACTTCCCGGCCGAGCTGCTGATCTCCGCCGACGGCCGGTTCCTGTACGGCTCGAACCGCGGCGACAACACCATCGCGGTCTTCGCGACGGCCGCGGACGGTCTGTCCGTCGAGCTGGTGCAGACCATCGGCTCCGGCGGCGACTGGCCGCGGCACCTTGCCTTCAGCAACGACGGACAGACCCTGTACGCCGCCAACGAGCGCTCGGACCAGATCGCGACCTTCAGCATCGCCGACGACGGCCGGCTGACCGCTCAGGGTGAGCCGGTCAGCTGGCCGAAGCCGGTCTGCATCCTGCCGGTGTGA
- a CDS encoding arylamine N-acetyltransferase family protein, with protein MDTTALLERIGVSGYDGPPRLEGLTRLHEAFVDQVPYESVQYQLTPGGPLEPEDVAKRMIAREAGGYCFQLNGSFALLLRRLGYQVEMHRGGVQTANRPGGVDASHMVLTVSGLIEDPDRVWLVDVGLGDGLRQPMPLEAGEVYQHPFTLGLRTSDLTDGWRLDHDPRANLIGMDFESAPVGLDAFAAQHARLSTEPTSPFVRLASAFRRTPKSVVVLRSVGLSETFADRIDNTLLETPSDYFTALADVFWLPLPHYSQADRDQLWRRVWSQYEDFLARTTST; from the coding sequence ATGGATACCACGGCTTTGCTGGAGCGGATCGGGGTCAGCGGGTACGACGGGCCGCCGCGACTGGAGGGGTTGACGCGGTTGCACGAGGCGTTCGTCGACCAGGTGCCGTACGAATCCGTGCAGTACCAGCTCACGCCGGGCGGACCGCTGGAGCCGGAGGACGTGGCGAAGCGGATGATCGCGCGGGAGGCCGGCGGCTACTGCTTCCAGCTGAACGGGAGCTTCGCGCTGCTGTTGCGCCGGCTCGGTTACCAGGTGGAGATGCACCGAGGCGGCGTACAGACGGCCAACCGGCCCGGCGGCGTCGACGCCAGCCACATGGTCCTCACCGTCAGCGGGCTGATCGAGGATCCGGATCGCGTTTGGCTGGTCGACGTGGGTCTCGGCGATGGTCTGCGCCAGCCCATGCCGCTCGAGGCCGGAGAGGTCTATCAGCACCCGTTCACGCTGGGCCTCAGGACGTCGGACCTGACCGACGGCTGGCGGCTCGACCACGATCCGCGGGCGAACCTGATCGGCATGGACTTCGAGTCGGCGCCCGTCGGCCTGGACGCGTTCGCCGCGCAGCACGCCCGCCTGTCCACCGAACCCACGTCCCCGTTCGTCCGGCTCGCCTCGGCGTTCCGCCGTACGCCGAAGTCCGTCGTCGTACTGCGCTCCGTCGGCCTGAGCGAGACTTTCGCCGACCGCATCGACAACACCCTGCTCGAGACCCCGAGCGACTACTTCACCGCGCTGGCTGACGTCTTCTGGCTCCCGCTCCCCCACTACTCGCAGGCCGACCGCGACCAGCTCTGGCGCCGGGTGTGGTCGCAGTACGAGGACTTCCTGGCGCGGACTACTTCGACGTGA
- a CDS encoding NADH-quinone oxidoreductase subunit N, protein MTLTWTDWQAIAVPLVLAIGAVAVLLIDSFWKSASAELRHTVVTLLTSAVILFGLVFVWAQRGGFKPAFCRPAVEGPAECSFVFEPLTAGLWAVLLVGGLGVVGLSTYRLLASDVPIGEYHFLLLSALTGATVLAGARDLATLVIALEVVSLPSFAMVGLRRDRRGSEGAMKAFLVSVLSTAVMLFGVSYLYGVTGSLYLTTIANRLTGLAPDLGRVAFAAGLFVIVGFAFKIAAVPFHGWLPDTYVGAPVEVTTFLAVVSKSAGVAGLLVLVTAGIAPDGSDLRTVIAILAAVTMTVGNVAALRQVEAVRLLAWSSIGQVGFLLAPLAVGDAQAVVGYLAAYVVVTLGAFGAVAVVQRHRRGGLLTDYRGMVRSEPGLAAALIFFLVVLAGLPPGLAGLFTKFAAFQAVIDAHLGWLAIVMAINVMIGLAVYLRWVAELFRLPADDPFSVDIETPAVAMISLFAAVAAVLSVLPSVLFALAT, encoded by the coding sequence ATGACGCTCACGTGGACCGATTGGCAGGCGATCGCCGTACCGTTGGTGCTGGCGATCGGTGCGGTTGCCGTGCTGCTGATCGACAGCTTCTGGAAGAGCGCGTCGGCCGAGCTCCGGCATACCGTTGTCACGTTGCTGACCAGCGCGGTGATCCTGTTCGGGCTCGTTTTCGTGTGGGCTCAGCGCGGCGGCTTCAAGCCCGCGTTCTGCCGGCCCGCGGTCGAAGGGCCGGCGGAGTGCAGTTTCGTGTTCGAGCCGTTGACGGCCGGATTGTGGGCGGTGCTGCTGGTCGGCGGGCTCGGCGTCGTCGGCCTGTCGACGTACCGCTTGCTGGCCTCGGATGTTCCGATCGGGGAGTACCACTTCCTGCTGCTGAGTGCGCTGACCGGCGCGACCGTGCTGGCGGGTGCGCGCGATCTCGCGACGCTGGTGATCGCGCTCGAGGTGGTGTCCTTGCCGAGCTTCGCGATGGTCGGACTGCGGCGCGACCGGCGTGGCTCCGAGGGCGCGATGAAGGCGTTCCTGGTGTCCGTGCTGTCGACCGCGGTGATGCTGTTCGGGGTGTCCTACCTGTACGGCGTGACCGGCTCGCTGTACCTGACCACGATCGCGAACCGGCTGACCGGTCTCGCCCCCGACCTCGGGCGGGTAGCGTTCGCGGCCGGGCTCTTCGTCATCGTCGGGTTCGCGTTCAAGATCGCGGCGGTGCCCTTCCACGGCTGGCTACCGGACACGTACGTCGGTGCGCCGGTGGAGGTCACCACCTTCCTCGCGGTCGTCTCGAAGTCGGCCGGGGTCGCCGGACTGCTTGTGCTGGTGACGGCCGGGATCGCGCCGGACGGATCGGACCTGCGGACCGTGATCGCGATCCTCGCGGCCGTGACGATGACCGTCGGCAACGTAGCCGCGCTGCGTCAGGTCGAGGCGGTCCGGCTGCTCGCCTGGTCGTCGATCGGCCAGGTCGGCTTCCTGCTCGCGCCGTTGGCCGTCGGCGACGCCCAGGCCGTCGTCGGGTACCTGGCGGCGTACGTCGTGGTCACGCTCGGCGCCTTCGGAGCCGTTGCCGTCGTCCAGCGTCACCGCCGCGGCGGGCTCCTGACCGACTACCGCGGCATGGTCCGCTCCGAGCCCGGTCTCGCCGCGGCGCTGATCTTCTTCCTCGTCGTCCTGGCCGGCCTGCCGCCGGGGCTCGCGGGCCTGTTCACCAAGTTCGCCGCGTTCCAGGCCGTCATCGACGCCCACCTGGGCTGGCTGGCGATCGTCATGGCCATCAACGTGATGATCGGCCTCGCCGTCTACCTCCGCTGGGTGGCCGAGCTCTTCCGGCTCCCCGCCGACGACCCGTTCTCGGTGGACATCGAGACCCCGGCCGTCGCCATGATCTCGCTGTTCGCCGCGGTCGCCGCCGTACTGTCGGTCCTCCCGAGCGTCCTGTTCGCACTCGCGACCTGA